In the genome of Actinomadura graeca, one region contains:
- a CDS encoding DHA2 family efflux MFS transporter permease subunit, whose amino-acid sequence MAIVLVLVLGAIMITLDMTVVNVAIDRLSRDFDAPLATIQWVATGYSLALAAVIPGTAWAVGRFGARRLYLGAIAAFATGSVLAGLAWNVESLVTFRVVQGLAGGMVMPVGMTILLRVAGPERLGRLMSTLGLAILVGPLAGPALGGWLIDEVSWRWMFFVNVPVAVAVVALGSRMFPRDVPERSRPLDLPGLLMLSPGLAALLYGVTTGGERGGFGTPGVLVPLVAGAVLAVAFVVRALTARDPLIDLGLFRDRTYAAATGTLTLFAFGYFGTMLLLPLYLQVVRGESATVAGLLGIPFALGSGTAMQVAGRLVDRFPAGRLVPVAIATAVTGFALFAMQLGADASYWALCGAMVLMGAGGGATMMPTMTAATRGMSHERAPAASTSVNLVNTTSAAIGTAVTSVVLSAFMSGLVPEDGGGTLQALHRLSPQGHAAIAEPLSDAFRHTYLVALGFLALSLVPALFLPKRKQ is encoded by the coding sequence ATGGCGATCGTGCTCGTGCTGGTGCTCGGCGCGATCATGATCACGCTGGACATGACCGTCGTGAACGTGGCGATCGACCGGCTGTCGCGGGACTTCGACGCGCCGCTCGCGACGATCCAGTGGGTGGCGACCGGGTACTCGCTGGCGCTCGCCGCGGTCATCCCGGGCACGGCGTGGGCGGTCGGGCGGTTCGGCGCGCGGAGGCTCTACCTCGGGGCCATCGCCGCGTTCGCCACGGGGTCGGTGCTCGCCGGGCTGGCGTGGAACGTCGAGTCGCTCGTCACGTTCCGGGTCGTGCAGGGCCTCGCCGGCGGCATGGTGATGCCGGTCGGCATGACGATCCTGCTGCGGGTGGCGGGCCCGGAGCGGCTCGGGCGGCTGATGAGCACGCTCGGCCTGGCGATCCTCGTCGGCCCGCTGGCCGGGCCGGCGCTCGGCGGCTGGCTGATCGACGAGGTGTCGTGGCGGTGGATGTTCTTCGTCAACGTGCCGGTCGCGGTCGCGGTGGTGGCGCTCGGATCGCGGATGTTCCCCCGGGACGTCCCGGAGCGGTCGCGCCCGCTGGACCTGCCGGGACTGCTGATGCTCTCCCCGGGCCTCGCCGCGCTGCTCTACGGCGTGACGACGGGCGGCGAGCGCGGCGGCTTCGGGACGCCCGGGGTGCTGGTGCCGCTGGTGGCGGGCGCGGTCCTCGCCGTCGCGTTCGTGGTGCGCGCGCTGACGGCCCGCGATCCGCTCATCGACCTCGGCCTGTTCCGGGACCGGACGTACGCGGCGGCCACCGGGACGCTGACGCTGTTCGCCTTCGGGTACTTCGGGACGATGCTGCTGCTGCCGCTGTACCTCCAGGTCGTCCGGGGTGAGAGCGCGACCGTCGCGGGCCTCCTCGGCATCCCGTTCGCGCTGGGATCGGGCACGGCGATGCAGGTCGCGGGACGGCTGGTCGACCGGTTCCCGGCGGGACGGCTCGTGCCGGTGGCGATCGCGACGGCGGTCACCGGGTTCGCGCTGTTCGCCATGCAGCTCGGCGCGGACGCGTCCTACTGGGCGCTGTGCGGCGCGATGGTGCTGATGGGCGCGGGCGGCGGCGCCACGATGATGCCGACGATGACGGCGGCGACGCGGGGCATGTCGCACGAGCGGGCACCCGCGGCGAGCACGTCGGTGAACCTGGTCAACACGACGTCCGCGGCCATCGGGACGGCGGTCACCTCGGTGGTGCTGTCGGCGTTCATGAGCGGCCTCGTCCCGGAGGACGGCGGCGGAACGCTCCAGGCCCTGCACCGGCTCAGCCCGCAGGGGCACGCCGCGATAGCGGAGCCCCTCTCGGACGCGTTCCGGCACACCTACCTGGTCGCGCTCGGGTTCCTCGCCCTCTCGCTGGTCCCGGCGCTGTTCCTGCCGAAGCGCAAGCAGTGA
- a CDS encoding NADPH-dependent FMN reductase has protein sequence MTENPLRIAIIIGSTRQGRFGPTVASWFAGEAARRDDMVVDVVDMAAAPPPSELGAAPSDGFADVTAALRSADGYVVVTCEYNHSFPGTLKNLIDTHFSEWRAKPVGFVSYGGLAGGLRSVEHLRSVFAELHAVTIRDTVSFHTPWNWFGEDGAPDDAEGAGAAAKGMLDQLNWWGHALREARTVRPYGS, from the coding sequence ATGACCGAGAATCCGCTGCGGATCGCGATCATCATCGGCAGCACACGTCAGGGACGGTTCGGGCCCACGGTGGCGTCCTGGTTCGCCGGGGAGGCCGCGCGCCGCGACGACATGGTCGTCGACGTGGTGGACATGGCCGCCGCGCCGCCCCCTTCCGAGCTGGGCGCCGCGCCGTCCGACGGGTTCGCGGACGTGACCGCGGCGCTCCGGTCGGCGGACGGCTACGTGGTCGTCACCTGCGAGTACAACCACAGCTTCCCCGGGACGCTGAAGAACCTGATCGACACGCACTTCTCCGAGTGGCGCGCCAAGCCCGTCGGGTTCGTCTCGTACGGCGGGCTGGCGGGAGGGCTGCGGTCCGTCGAGCATCTGCGGAGCGTCTTCGCGGAGCTGCACGCGGTCACGATCCGCGACACGGTCAGCTTCCACACGCCCTGGAACTGGTTCGGCGAGGACGGCGCCCCGGACGACGCCGAGGGCGCCGGCGCCGCCGCCAAGGGGATGCTCGACCAGCTGAACTGGTGGGGCCACGCGCTGCGCGAGGCACGGACCGTCCGTCCGTACGGGTCATGA